From the genome of Corallococcus macrosporus DSM 14697:
GGAAGCGCTCGTCACGCGTGCGGCCCGCCGGGTCTGTCACGTCGCGCAGCCCCTGGGAGCGGGCCTCGTCGTCCAGGCCGTCGTTCTCGATGGCGGTGGAATCCCCCGCCTGGCTCCACACGTCCACGTCCGCGAAGACGCGCAGGTCGCCGGCGGTGTGCCCCGCGGAGAGGTGCCCGTTCCCGGTGACGGCGAGCCGGTCATCCTGGGCCGGGTAGCCGCCGACGGACACGGCCGTGCGGACGCCGTCCGTCCGGTCGGTGACGATGTTGACCACGCCCAGGAACGCCCCCGCGCCATACAGCGCGGAGCCGGGGCCGCGGATGACCTCCACGCGCTCCAGGTTCTCCACCGGCAGGTTCATCAGCGCCTTGCCGTCGAAGAAGTTGTTGAGGCGGTGGCCATTGAGGAGGAAGAGCACCTCCGCGTCGTTGCGCAGGCCGCGGATGGCGGTGCGGTGGAAGCCCTGCACGTCCCGGCTGACGGACAGGCCGGGCACCACGTCCAGCACGTCCGCCACCGTGCGCGCGCCCAGGGCGCGAAGCTGCCGCTGGCTGAACGAGGCGCCAATGGCGGGCACGGTCCGCACCGTCGCCTCGTGGCGCGTGGCCAGGGCCAGCGTGTCCTCGGCGCTGTAGAGGGCCAGGTCTTCCTCCAGCTCCGACCGCGGGGGCGAGGGCGCTCGCGACGCGGCCCCCGCCATGCCGCCGGCGGCCGCGGAGGACCGCGAGGGACGCGCCGCCGGGGTGTCCGTGGGGGCATCCGCGGGCAGGTCCGCCGTGAGCGCGGCCATGGAGTCATCCCGCGGGGAGGCCTGGGGCGCGTCCTTGCGCGGCGCAGGTGCCTCGGAGCGCGCCCGCTGGCGCCCGGGCGGAGGCGTGCGCTCCGGCGGCGAGGCGCGTGGCGGCGTCCGGTTCACCAGCGGCTTGCGCTCGGGAGGCGGCGTGGGCCGCGCGATGGACGCGCTGGCCGGCGTCTCTCCCCCGACGAGCACGCGGGCGGGGCGTGATGCGGACTGGAAGAGCGGCACGCGCTCGCCGTCCGCGGTGAGGCCCTCGACGTAGTACTCGATGCCGGGCGGGATGACGTGCTCCGCCGGAATCACGGCCCGGTACAAGTCGCCGTACTCCCGCTCCATGGGCCTGCGCGCGTAGGGCTCACCCGGGCCGCGGTAGCGGACGTACAGCTCGAGCACGCGGCGGCCTTCCACCAACGTGCCATCGAGCTGCAAGGCGACGCGCGGTTCGGCGCGTTCAGGAGGGGAATGCAGGAGTCCCGGTTCCTCGGCGCGGCCGGGCACCGCCATGATGAGGACCAGGCTGAGGAGGGTCGCGCGAGCGTGTGCGGTCTTCAAGGCTGGGAGCCATGGTCCTTTGACCGACTGTCCCCGTCAAGGAACGCACCCGGCTCGCCCGCGCGCCGTTTTTTTGCCGGGCCCGCGGCGGCGTGCGAGGGATTGCCCACTCCATGCGCGATTCGCTCGCCTTGCACCTCGCCCTGTTCCGACGCCAGCGCGCGCAGATTGCCCGAGTGGTGGACGGACAGACGGCATCCTTCCGAGCCTACGAGGCCCGCTTCCGGCGGCGCACCTCGGGCTACCGGAGCGTCACGACGCTGCCCGCCGTGTACCAGCAGGTGCAGGCGGCGGACGTCGTCTACGTCGGGGACTACCACACCCTTCCGCTCGCCCAGGAGACCTACCTCGCACTGGTGGAGCGGGCGCGGGCCTCGGGCCGCCGCGTCATCATGGCGCTCGAGTGCGTGGAGGGCCGTCACCAGTCCACCGTGGACGCCTGGCGCGCCGGCCGCGTCACGGAGCGCTCGCTGCTGGCGAAGCTGGGCCACGCCTCCGGCTCGCGCGCCCTGCTCGCCTTCGCGCGCAAGCAGAAGCTGGAGGTGGTGGGCATCGACCGCCGCGCGCAGGGCGAGCGCTCGCTGGAGCTGCGGGACGCCTACGCCGCTGAACGCATCGCCCGCGCCGCGCGCGCCCCGGACCGGCCGCTCGTCATGGTGCTGGTGGGCCAGTACCACGTGGCGCCCTGCCACCTGCCCGCGCAGGTGGAGCGCGCGCTCGGCGCGGAGACGCGCAAGGGGCTCGTCGTGTACCAGAACGCGGAGGGCGTCTGGTGGCGGCTGGCGCGCGAGGGCCGCGTGGGCGCCGCGGAGGCCGTGGAGCTGGCGGACGGCACCCTGTGCCTGATGAACGCCTCGCCCGTGGTGTGCCAGCAGAGCTTCCTGGACTACCTGGAGGCGGAGGCCGGTGACGAGGCCCCGCTGTTGGATCGTGGCGCCACCGAGCGCTTCCGCGAGATGTCCGCGTTGATCGGCCGGCTCGCCGGCGTGCCCGTGGGCCGCGCCCTGGACACCGTGGACGTGGCCACCGCCGCGGACGGCGACGTCCTGGAGCGAATCCAGCGGCGCGGGCGCTTCACCCAGGCCGAGCTGACGCAGCTTCGCCGGCACATCCTCTCCCGAGAGAGCAGCTACATCCCCCGCGCGCGCGTGGCCTACCTGGCGTCGCTGTCGCTCAACCACGCGGCGGAGGAGGCGGCGCACTTCGTCCGGCACTGCGCCGTGGGTGACGCCATGGAGGCGCCGCGCGGCGCCTCGGAGGCCTTCTACGCGCGCTGCCTGGAAGAGGCGCTGGGCTTCTTCGGCTCGAAGCTGGTGAACCCCCGGCGCACCTGCCTGGGCGTGGCCGAGTGGGCCCAGCGCTTCGGTGAGAGCCGCGGCGTGGAGCGGCAGATCGCCGCCTTCGTCCTGGCGCACAAGGCCACGGAGGCGGAGGCGCCGGAGGAAGCGGTGAAGCTCCTCCCCCTGCGCAAGGACCGGCTGTTCCACGGCGTCAGCCACGCGCTGGGCTATCTGCTCGGGGACCGGCTGTATCAGGCCTTCGACAGCGGCGAAGTCGCCAAGGCCGAGGTCCAGACCTTGTTCCGGGACCCCTTCGTGGACCCGCGCGCGGCCTACTTCACGTGGGCTGAACGCCTGGGCGTCTGAGCCCGGCTACAGGTCCACCTGCCCCGAGGGCGCCGCGGGCGCGGCGTCCTCCTCCATGTCGAGCGGGCC
Proteins encoded in this window:
- a CDS encoding ChaN family lipoprotein — translated: MRDSLALHLALFRRQRAQIARVVDGQTASFRAYEARFRRRTSGYRSVTTLPAVYQQVQAADVVYVGDYHTLPLAQETYLALVERARASGRRVIMALECVEGRHQSTVDAWRAGRVTERSLLAKLGHASGSRALLAFARKQKLEVVGIDRRAQGERSLELRDAYAAERIARAARAPDRPLVMVLVGQYHVAPCHLPAQVERALGAETRKGLVVYQNAEGVWWRLAREGRVGAAEAVELADGTLCLMNASPVVCQQSFLDYLEAEAGDEAPLLDRGATERFREMSALIGRLAGVPVGRALDTVDVATAADGDVLERIQRRGRFTQAELTQLRRHILSRESSYIPRARVAYLASLSLNHAAEEAAHFVRHCAVGDAMEAPRGASEAFYARCLEEALGFFGSKLVNPRRTCLGVAEWAQRFGESRGVERQIAAFVLAHKATEAEAPEEAVKLLPLRKDRLFHGVSHALGYLLGDRLYQAFDSGEVAKAEVQTLFRDPFVDPRAAYFTWAERLGV